CTCGCGCACGGTGCGCCTTCCCTGCTCGGGCGCGGCCCCGCCCTGCATCGTGCGTAAAGACCCCAAACGCGTACTCATCACTTGCACTCCCTTCCGCTGGCCCGGTGGCGATCATGAGCGGCACCACGCCCAGGCATCAATGCGCAACTGCAAGCCCGGCAAACTTCTCCCAAGGAATCTGATCGTCATAAGCGGGCGCGATGCCCTGCCGCCGACGAGCGCAGATTGTCAAGCAGAACCGCAATCAGCAGAATGCAGCCGCGCACGAGATATTGATAGAAGGCCTGAATATTGAGCAGGTTCATCACGTTCTCGGCGATGCCCATGATGAGGACGCCGACGATCACGCCCGTCATCGCCGCGCGGCCACCCGCCAGCGACACGCCGCCGAGCACGCAGGCGGAGATGACGGACAATTCGAGCCCGGTTGCCGCATTCGGCTGACCCGACGTGATGCGGGAGGCAAGCAGAATGCCGGCAATGGCACAGACAAGTCCCTGCAAGGCGAAGATCCAGATCCGCATGTTGACGACATTGACGCCGGCAAGGCGCGAAGCCTCGGGATTGCCGCCGATCGCAAGCGTGTTCTTGCCGAAAACGGTGCGGTTGAGCGCGAAGCCGAAGACGATGAACAGCAACACCATGATCCAGATCGGCGTCGGCACCGTCAGCAAACGCGACAGCGCCAGCTGATAGAAGGCCGGATCGTTGATGCCGACGGCGCGCCCGTCTGAGGCGATCAGTGCGAGACCACGAACGATCTGCATTGTTGCGAGCGTGGTGATCAGGGCGTTGATGCGGAACTTGGCGATGACGACGCCATTGACGAGGCCGACGAGGCCGCCGCAGATCAATGCCGCCAGCAGGCCGACCGGGATGGAGCCGGTCGAGTTCGACACCATGACGGCGATCATGCCCGAGAAGGCGACGGTCGAGCCGACCGACAGGTCGAAGTCGCGCGAGGCAAGGCAGAACATCATGGTGCAGGCGACGATGCCGATTGTCACGACCGACTGCAGCAGACCAAGCATGTTGCGCTCCGTCAGGAAGCTCGGAACGAAGAGCGACACGATCACGAAGGCGATTGCGAAGATCACCACCAGACCCTGTTCGCCGAGAAGAAGCTTTTTCAACGAGTTCATCACTACCATTCCTGAATTAGATTGTGCCGGCGGCATTCTTGTCGGGCAGGGCCGCGGTCAGAATGGCCCGCTCGTCGAAATCGGCGCGGGCGACATTCGCCGCGACGCGGCCCTGGCACATGACCATGATGCGATCCGAAATACCCATGACCTCGGGAAGCTCGCTGGAGATGACGACGATCGCCATGCCGCCTGCAGCAAGCTCATAGAGGATTTCGTAGATTTCCGACTTGGCGCCGACATCGATGCCGCGCGTCGGCTCGTCGATGACAAGCACCTTGACACCCTGTTCGGAAAGCCAGCGGCCAAGGATGACCTTCTGCTGATTGCCGCCCGACAGATTGACGATATCCTGCCGGCGCGAGGGCGTGCGAACCCGGAGCTTGGCGATGAACCGATCGGCGACCGAGGCTTCCTTCTTCAGGTTCAGGATGCCGAACGGCGAGAAATGCCGCCTTGAGGAGATGGCGATGTTTTCCTCGATCGACCGCCCCTGAATGACGCCGTCGAACTTGCGGTCCTCTGGGCAGAGAACCATGCCGGCGTTGATGGCGGCCTTCGGGTTGTTCGGCGCGACGGCGACGGCGTCTATCGAGACGCCGCCCTGGCGACGATGATCGGCGCCATAGAGAAGACGAGCCATCTCGCTGCGGCCGGCGCCGATCAAGCCGAAGAAGCCGAGAATTTCGCCCTTGCGGACAGAGAAGCTGACGGGATTGCGCAGCTTCGAACCCGACAATTGCTTGACCTCGAGGCGCACCTCGCCGAGCGGCCGTTTGCGCCAATTCCAGATATTGTTGATCTCGCGGCCGACCATTTGCGCGATGATCTGATCCCGCGTCGTATCGGCGATGCTGGGATGATGCGCCGCGAGCTTGCCGTCGCGCAGGACTGTGAGGCTGTCGCAGAGCCGGAAGATCTCATCCAGGCGGTGCGAAACATAGAGAATGACGGTGCCGTTGGCTCTCAGCCGGTCGATCAGGGAAAACAGGATTTCGCTTTCGCGGGAAGACAGCGACGAGGTCGGCTCGTCAAGCGCAAT
Above is a window of Rhizobium sp. CCGE531 DNA encoding:
- the araH gene encoding L-arabinose ABC transporter permease AraH, which encodes MNSLKKLLLGEQGLVVIFAIAFVIVSLFVPSFLTERNMLGLLQSVVTIGIVACTMMFCLASRDFDLSVGSTVAFSGMIAVMVSNSTGSIPVGLLAALICGGLVGLVNGVVIAKFRINALITTLATMQIVRGLALIASDGRAVGINDPAFYQLALSRLLTVPTPIWIMVLLFIVFGFALNRTVFGKNTLAIGGNPEASRLAGVNVVNMRIWIFALQGLVCAIAGILLASRITSGQPNAATGLELSVISACVLGGVSLAGGRAAMTGVIVGVLIMGIAENVMNLLNIQAFYQYLVRGCILLIAVLLDNLRSSAAGHRARL
- the araG gene encoding L-arabinose ABC transporter ATP-binding protein AraG, with amino-acid sequence MAFLEFKGISKGYPGVQALADVSFDVERGAVHGLMGENGAGKSTLIRVLSGDQAADAGSIVIDGVEQHYSSVRDAFHAGVTVIHQELQLVPELTVAENLWLGRFPGKAGVIDGRMLMETVRAKLKEIGIDIDPAAKVSSLSIGARQMVEIAKAVMVDARVIALDEPTSSLSSRESEILFSLIDRLRANGTVILYVSHRLDEIFRLCDSLTVLRDGKLAAHHPSIADTTRDQIIAQMVGREINNIWNWRKRPLGEVRLEVKQLSGSKLRNPVSFSVRKGEILGFFGLIGAGRSEMARLLYGADHRRQGGVSIDAVAVAPNNPKAAINAGMVLCPEDRKFDGVIQGRSIEENIAISSRRHFSPFGILNLKKEASVADRFIAKLRVRTPSRRQDIVNLSGGNQQKVILGRWLSEQGVKVLVIDEPTRGIDVGAKSEIYEILYELAAGGMAIVVISSELPEVMGISDRIMVMCQGRVAANVARADFDERAILTAALPDKNAAGTI